One region of Halomicrobium urmianum genomic DNA includes:
- a CDS encoding helix-turn-helix domain-containing protein yields MSIVAEFTIPADAFALAHSLNAAPSITAEFDRLVAHSTNWIMPFLWVTGEEDELEQFRDAVADDDSVTDFEVTDSFLEARLYKMTWNRDVAHTVDFVLDHEGTILDAVGRGDRWQLKVRFADSEQLGRFHAHFKNVGDVTLQQLFSPAEPHSGEFSVTSKQRDALVAAYNAGYYEKPRETTATELAEEFGLSQQAFSERLNRGVSELIESTVMTG; encoded by the coding sequence ATGAGTATCGTTGCAGAGTTCACTATCCCGGCAGATGCGTTTGCTCTTGCCCATTCACTCAACGCAGCTCCCTCGATAACCGCCGAGTTCGATCGACTCGTCGCCCACAGCACCAACTGGATCATGCCGTTTCTCTGGGTGACTGGAGAAGAAGACGAACTCGAGCAGTTCAGAGATGCGGTTGCGGACGACGACTCAGTCACCGACTTCGAGGTGACGGACTCATTCCTGGAGGCCCGTCTGTACAAGATGACCTGGAACCGCGACGTGGCCCACACCGTCGATTTCGTGCTCGACCACGAGGGGACGATTCTCGACGCGGTCGGCCGCGGCGACCGGTGGCAGCTGAAAGTCCGGTTTGCCGACAGCGAGCAACTCGGGCGCTTCCACGCCCACTTCAAGAACGTCGGGGACGTGACCCTACAGCAACTGTTCTCGCCCGCCGAGCCCCACAGCGGTGAGTTCAGCGTGACGTCGAAACAGCGCGACGCGCTCGTCGCGGCCTACAACGCCGGGTACTACGAGAAGCCGCGGGAGACGACTGCGACAGAACTGGCCGAGGAGTTCGGTCTCTCCCAGCAGGCCTTTTCTGAACGGCTGAATCGCGGCGTTTCCGAACTCATCGAAAGCACGGTGATGACGGGATAA
- a CDS encoding response regulator, protein MTPAKRTAPDAVDVLLIEANHGDVRLIRELFADAGIANDIHVVYDGDAALDFLHQRGEYADAPRPDIILLDLKLPGRKSEDVLATLRDRPELGSVPVLGMTSSPTEATIARASGIDVDACIHKPLDPTEFIDIVREMNEFGVTIVRKQPLEGMSN, encoded by the coding sequence ATGACGCCTGCGAAGCGAACTGCACCTGACGCAGTCGATGTCCTGCTGATCGAGGCGAATCACGGGGACGTGCGGCTCATCAGGGAGCTGTTCGCCGACGCCGGTATTGCGAACGACATTCACGTGGTCTACGACGGGGATGCGGCTCTCGATTTCCTCCACCAGCGGGGCGAGTACGCGGATGCTCCACGCCCCGATATTATCCTGCTGGACCTCAAGCTTCCCGGGAGGAAAAGCGAGGACGTTCTGGCCACGCTGCGGGACCGACCGGAACTGGGGTCGGTTCCGGTTCTCGGAATGACGTCGTCACCCACGGAGGCCACTATCGCACGGGCCTCCGGTATCGACGTCGACGCCTGCATTCACAAGCCCCTTGACCCCACCGAGTTCATCGACATCGTGCGAGAGATGAATGAGTTCGGTGTCACGATCGTCCGAAAGCAGCCTCTAGAGGGGATGTCGAACTGA
- a CDS encoding DUF7344 domain-containing protein, protein MDDILPGSCEQDTMFEVLADPRRRRLITLLREHESVGRVFLDSLSAQLAEREAELDTSVEEIAVELHHRHLPRLDAAGLVRYEPSAKMVELTRFSVGSDGSLENFDTALGDD, encoded by the coding sequence ATGGACGACATCCTCCCCGGTTCCTGCGAGCAGGATACGATGTTCGAGGTCCTCGCCGACCCTCGACGCCGTCGCCTGATTACGCTCCTCAGAGAGCACGAGTCGGTCGGCCGAGTCTTCCTCGACTCGCTGAGCGCCCAGCTTGCCGAACGCGAGGCCGAACTGGACACCTCAGTCGAGGAAATCGCCGTCGAACTCCACCACCGGCACCTTCCCAGGCTCGACGCCGCGGGGCTCGTCAGGTACGAGCCAAGCGCAAAGATGGTCGAGCTCACCCGCTTCTCCGTCGGCAGCGACGGTTCCCTGGAGAACTTCGACACCGCTCTCGGCGATGATTGA